Part of the Desulfovibrio sp. ZJ209 genome, CCGGAGGACGGCCTGCCCCGCAAGGACGGAAAGCCGCTCCGCAAGGCGCTCGGTGCCCTCTCCCAGCGGCAGGAACTCCATGCCCCGGCAATGGTCGCAGGGCGAGGGGAAGGGCCGCGAATAGCCGCAATAGTGGCAGACAAGACGCTCCAGCCCCTTGTGGTAGGTGAGGCCGATGTCGCAGTGCGGGCAGCGTTGCGTCCTCCCGCAGGAGAGGCAATACATGAGTGGCGCATAGCCTCGCCGGTTGAGGAGGACGACGGCCTGTTCGCCCCGGGCCAGCGTCTCGCGCAGGGCGTCCTCGCACTGTGGCGCGAGAATGCCCCCGGCTGCCGTCTCCCCCTCGGCGGCCGCGCCGTCCCGCGCCGCAGGAAAGAGGCGGGGGTTCGCGCTGATGTCCACGAGCTCCACGGGCGGCAGCGGGCGCCCCCCCACGCGCCTTGGCAGCCGCAGGAGCGGGAGGCGCCCCTCGCTGGCCGCATGGAAGGTCTTGAGGTCGGGCGTGGCCGAGCCCAGGACAAGCAGGCCGCGCTCGCGCCGCATGCGCGCCCACCCCACTTCCCGCGCCTGGTAGGCAAGGCCGTCCTCCTGCTTGAAGGAGGCGTCATGCTCCTCGTCGAGGATGATGCAGCCGAGCGACGGGATGGGCAAAAAGAGCGCCGAGCGCGTGCCCACCACGAGGCAGGGGCGCCGGCTCTCCGCCAGCGCCCGAAACGTGGCCTCGCGCCGCCCTGGCGACTGGTAGCCGTGATAGAGGATGAGCGGCGCGCCCGGGAGGGCCCGGGCCGCATCCCGGCGCAGCTTGAGCGCCAGGGCCACTTCGGGCGCGAGCAAGAGGACGCTGCGCCCCCGGGCGAGGACGCGTTCCGCGAGCTCCAGATACACTGCTGTCTTGCCGCTCCCGGTGACGCCGTAGAGCAGGCGGTTTTGCGGGCTTTCCGCCTCCAGCGCGGCGGTAAGGGCCGCAAGCGCGGCGGCCTGGTCCGCATTGAGGGTGACGCGTTCCGGCGCAGGCGCAAGGAGGGCCGCGCCCGGCTCTTCCTCTTCCGCGCCATCATGCACGAGCGCCACATGGCCGGCCCGTACCAGGGCGGCCAGCGCCAGGGCGGCGTCTTTCACTTCGCGCAGCAGCCGTCGCCGGCTCACGGGCCCCTGCGCATGCAGAAATTCCAGTACCGCGACCTGCCGGGTGGCCGCGGGCCGCACGGGCCAGGGAGGCTCCACGCGCAAGTGGCAAAATTCCTCGCTGGCGGCATCCGCGCTCCTGGGCAAAAGGCGCGCGGCGCCCGAACTGAGCTCCCGCGCAAGCTCCGCGCACGTGGCCGCGTCCGAATGCCTGAGGTCGCGCAAAGTCAGCGTTTCGGCACGGGCAACGAGGCGGCGCAGCCGCACCGCGGTGCTGCGCAGCCCCTGCGGGAGCACATGGCCGGCCACATGGCCCGGCTCCACCCCATGCCGCAACGCGAGATCCAGCAGGAGGCCAAGGAGGGCGGGCGCGAGCAGGGGCTCGGTTTCCAGCGGCCAGAAGACCTCCTTGCAGACCACGCCCTCGGGCACGTCGGCGCTTGCCGTCACTTCGAGCACGATGCCGGCGCGCAGGGCGCCACCCTCCCCCCGGCCGAGGGGCACAGCCACACGGAGGCCCGGGCGCCAGAGATCCGGGGCGAAAATGGATGGCAGGCTATAGGTCAGCGTGGCGTAGGGGGGACTCAGCAGGGCGACGCGGGCGTAGGGCATGCAAGGAAAATGCAGACAAAGGTGGCGCGGAGAGCGCCGCCTGCCAAGAGGCAAGCGACGCCTCACACGAAACATGAACGAAAAAAGGCGCCGCGCGAGGCTCAGGCGCCCCCGCGCGGGTGGATTTTGGCTGAAAGGTCGCCGCCCTACTGGAACTGGACGAAATTCTTCAACAGGCCCAGCAGCTCGTAGCGCAGTTCCTCGTCCTGTAGGGCGAAGTAAATATTGGCGGTGAGGTATTCCGCCCAGTCGCCCGCGTCAAAGCGCATGCCCGACATGCGCACGGCCATCATGCCGCGGTCCTTGGCGAGGGCCTGAAGGGCGTCCGTGAGCTGGATCTCCCCACCCTGGCCCGGCTTCACCTTTTCGAGATAGTCGAAAATATCGGGCGTGAGCACATAACGGCCCACGATGGCGAGCCTCGAGGGCGCGTCCTCGCGCTTGGGCTTTTCCACCATGTCGCGCACGCGATAGACGCCGGGCGCCACTTCCTCGCCGTCGATGATGCCGTACTTGTGGACCTTCTCCCACGGCACTTCCATGACGCCGACAACGGGCATCTTTTCGGCCATGGCGACCTCGATGAGCTGGCCTATGCCGGGCACGCCGCCGAACATGAGGTCATCGCCCACCATGATGGCGAAGGGGTCGCCGCGCACGAGCTCGCGCGCGCACATGATGGCATGGCCGAGGCCGAGCTGCTTCTTCTGGCGCACGGACATGATGTTGACCATTTCGGCCACTTCGCGCACCGCCTGGAGCTTGTCCAGCTTGCCGGCGCGCTCGAGCACGCCCTCGAGCTGGAGGTTGTAGTCGAAGTGGTCCTCGATGACGCTCTTGTCACGGTTGGTGACGAAGATGACGTCACGGATATGGGCGCGGATGGCCTCCTCCACCACATACTGGATGACGGGCTTGTTGTAGATGGGGAGCATTTCCTTGGGGATGTTCTTGGTTGCCGGGAGCGAACGGGTGCCCCAACCGGCCACGGGAATGATCACCTTGCGAATCTCTTTCATGGCTGTCTCCCTCTCTCTGAAATGACGAAACACCGGCCGCAACATGGAGCGCGCGGCGCCCGGCCACACTGCCGGAGACCGTGCCGCGCCCCGAAAAAGCAGAGAGCGAAATGCGCCTGCGCTATGCAGGCCCGGTGCGGCACATCCTGTGGCTATCTTCGGCCAAAAAAGCGCCGAGGGCAAGAGAAAAAAAGCGCATTCCGCACGCTTTGGCATAGCGGCCGCCCAGACTTTCGCAAGCCTCCTCCTGCCCGGGAACCGCGCTTGACAGGCTCCCCCATGCCCGGGATACTCGCAGGCCGGCACGAGCCCTGCACGGCGCCTCGTGGCCGGGGCGCGCCTATCTTCAGTCCCGCGCCGGGGAAACAGCCCTTCAATCCGAGGTATCTATGTCCGACCTGCGTTCAACCTATACCGACAGGCTCCGCTTTTATGGCGACACCACCCCGCGCGAGCTGGCCGACCGTTTCGGCACGCCGCTCTATGTCTACAGCGAGCGCATCCTGCGCGAACGCTGCCGCGACCTCATGGGCCTTTCTGCCAGGGACGGCTTTGGCGTCAACTATTCGGTCAAGGCCAACGCCAATCCTTCCCTGCTGCGCATCATTCACGAGGAGGGCCTGGTGGCTGACGCCATGAGCCCGGGCGAGCTCGTCATGGACGCGCTCGGTGGTTTTGCCCCGGAGGAGATCCTCTACATCTCCAACAACAATACCCCCGAAGAGATGCTCACGGCCCTTGCGCACGGCGTGCTCATCAGCGTGGATTCGCTCTCGCAGCTCGACATGCTCGGCGGCCTCAATCGCGGCGGCCGCGTCATGGCCCGTTTCAACCCCGGCATCGGCGCGGGCCACCACGCCAAGGTCATCACGGCGGGCAAGGCCACCAAGTTCGGCATTTCGCCGGACAAAATGGACGAGGTCTTCGCCCTGTTGCGCAAGCATGAGCTCACCCTCGCCGGCATCAACCAGCACATCGGCTCGCTCTTCATGGAGCCCACGGGGTATCTCGAGGCCGCGAAGGTGCTGCTCGAGCTCGCCGGAAACCTGCCGCCCGACATACTGAAATCGCTGGAGACCATCGACTTCGGGGGCGGTTTCGGCATCCCCTACCATAAATATGACGACGAGCCCCGGCTCGACCTCGCGGCCCTGGGCCAGGGCCTGCACGCCCTCATCAGCGAATGGGCCGCGGCCACAGGCTACGCGGGCCGCTTTTTGGTGGAGCCGGGCCGCTATGTGGTGGCCGAATGCGGCATCCTGCTCGGGCGCGTCACCGCCACCAAGGAAAACGCGGGCACGCGCTATGTGGGCACGGACATCGGCTTCAATGTGCTCATGCGGCCGGTGATGTACGATTCCTTCCACGATCTCGAAGCCTATCGCGGCGACGGGAAGGACGGCGGCGACGACATCCTGCAGACAGTGGTCGGCAATATCTGCGAAAGCGGCGACATCCTCGCAAAAGACCGGCTGCTGCCGCGCTTGCGTGAAGGCGATGTGCTCGGCGTGCTGGACGCCGGCGCCTATGGCTTCAGCATGGCCTCCAACTATAACCAGCGTTACCTGCCGGCCGAGGTGCTTATCCAGGCCGACGGCACGCCGCGCCTCATCCGCCGCAGGGAGACGGCCCACGACCTGACCCGCCGCCTCGAGGGCCTTGGCGGGGACTAGCCCGCACAGCAAGGGCGCCACAGGCCCGAACAAGAACTGCACCCCGCCGGTGCACTGGCCTTGAAAGAGGCGCATGCCCCGGCGGGGAAACACCATCAATGCCAGAAGGCCAGCCTCCCGGAGCGGGCGCCGCTTCGGAAGCTGGCCATGACAAAGCCACAGGAGCGCCGCTCCGCATGCCCAAGCCCGAACTCGGAACCTCGCCCCGCGCCATCTGGAGCCTGACATGGCCCCAGCTGCTCATGATGTACATCGTGTTCTTCATGGGCCTCACGAGCGTGTGGGTGGGGGGGCAGATCAGCGCCAATGTCCAGGCCGCCCTCGGCATGGTGACGCAGTGCTCCCTCTTCCTCATGGTGGTCATCATGGCGCTCTCGAGCGGCGCCACGGCGGCCATCAGCCAGTCCCTCGGGGCCTTCCGGGTGCGCCGCGCGGAGCGCTACGTGGCGACGACCGTCCTCGGCAGCCTGGGGCTCGGGCTGATCATGGCTCTCGTCGGCTGGGGGTACGGCGACGGGATACTCCGGCTCATCATGGTGCCCGAAGCCATCCGGCCGCTGGCAGCCGAGCTCTGGCAGGTCTTCATGCTCACGCTGCCCGCGCAATATGTGTATTCCGCCACCGGCGTCATCTTTCGCGCGACGCGGCTGGTGCTCCCGCCGCTCTGGGTGGCGGCGCTCGTGTGCGCGGCCAATCTTGCGTGCTGCCTGGGTTTCGGCCTCGGCTGGTTCGGCCTGCCCGACTGCGGCTACATGGGCCTCGCATGGAGCAATTTCGGCGCCCAGTGCCTCGGCGCGGCCTGCAATACCCTGTTGCTCGTGCGCTCCGGCTATTTGCGGCGCCGCGCCATCCCCTCGTTGCGCTGGCTTCGGATGGGCCTCCCCTATCTGGTGCGCGTGGCACTCCCCGCGGCGGCGGCGCAGATCGTCTGGCAGTCGGGCTATCTCACCCTCTTTGTGCTCGTGGCGTCGCTCCCCGTGGACAGTGTCCACGCGCTGGCGGGACTCACCGCGGGCCTCCGGGCCGAGGCCCTGCTCTTCCTGCCCGGCATGGCCTTCAACATGACCGTCGCCGTCCTCGTGGGCAACAGCCTGGGCGAGGGGCGGCCGGCCCAGGCGAAGCGCGTGGCGCTCGCACTCGTGGGGCTCGCCGCAGCCGCCATGAGCGTGGTCGCCATCATCATCTGGCCCTTCAGGGCGGACATCGCCGCCCTGCTTTCGCAGGAGGCGGCCACCCGGGCGCAGATCGTGAGCTACCTTTCCTATAACCTCGTCTCCACGCCCTTTTCCATCGCAAGCACCGTCATGGGCGGCATCATGGTGGGCGCGGGCGCCACGCAGTACAACCTGATGGTCTATGGGGGCACTTTCTGGATCGTGCGCCTCCCGCTCGGCTGGCTGCTGGGCCACCGGCTCTGGGGCACCGCATCGGGCGTGTTCGCCGCCATGCTCGTTTCGCAATGCCTGCAAGCCCTGATCATGCTCTATGTTGTCCTTCGCTGCGACTGGGCCCGCTTCGCCATGAACCGGCAGCGCCGCCCCCGCTGAACCCTGTTTCCGCCGCGACCAAAGGAGATCGACTATGGACGCGCACTTCATGCCCGTGAGCCTCAAGGAAAGCCCCGCCTACTACGCCCTTTGGGAGGCGACTCCGCGCCGTTCGCTGGACTATACGCTGGCGAACCTCTGGGGCTGGCAGGAATATTACGGCCTTGAATGGTATTTTGACGGGCGCCTGTGCTGGATACGGCAGACGAGGCCGGAAGTGCGTCCCTGGGCGCCCATCGGCGACTGGAACGCCGTGGACTGGGGCGCCGTGCTCCCCTGCGTGGCGGGCAAGGCCGGGCGCGACTTCATCCGCGTGCCTGAGGAGCTTGTCCATCTCTGGCAAAAGGCGTGCCCGCAGCTTTTGGAGGTCCGCGAGGAGCGCGGCCAGTGGGAATATCTCTACAAGCAGGAAGAGCTTGCGACGCTCGCCGGCAATCGCTTTCACAAAAAGCGCAATCATTACAACAGTTACGTCAAGGCCTATGGCGAGCCGGATTACCGCGGCGTCACCGATGCCATGGTGGAAGACGTGCTCGGCGTGCAGGACGACTGGTGCCAGTGGCACGAATGCGAGGGCTCGCCCTCGCTGCTCGCCGAAAACGAGGCCATCAACCGCGTGCTCACCCATTGGGACGCCTTCCGGGGGCTCACCGGGGGCTCGCTCTATGTGGACGGCCGCATGATCGCCTTCAGCGTGGGCGAAAAGCTGGACAGCGAGACCCTTGGCGTCCACTTCGAGAAGGGGCTCAACGGCTACAAGGGCGTCTACCAGGCCATGAACTGCGAATTCGCGCGCCACGCGGGCGCGGGCCTGAAATGGATAAACCGCGCGCAGGACCTGGACGAGGAGGGCCTCCGGCAGGCCAAGATGACCTACCTACCCGCGGACTTCTTGCGCAAGTCCACGGTGCATGTGCGGCCTGCGTAAGCGGTCGTCCGTGAATGGGCTCTGGCCTCGAGGCAGGGAGAGGGCTGTACCCTTCGGGGAACGCCGAAAGTATCCGCCAAAAACCGTCCTTTTCCCCTGCCCCGGACGGCGGGCCAGCCGCGTCAGCGGTATTCCCGTCCTGACCAGAGCACGCGCCCGATGACGCGGAACTGGTCTGCGCCGTCGCCGCGCAAGTCGAGGCTCAGGGGCGGGTAGGCCGGGTTGGCGCTGTGCAGGACAACCTTGCCGGGCAGCTTGTCCACCCGCTTGATATAGATGGCGTCCTCAAAGCCCACGGCATAGAGCCGGCCCGGGGTGATGTCCGTCTGGCCCTGGTCGAGCAGGACCACATCGTTGTCAAAAATTTCCGGCACCATGCTGTCGCCCGAAACGCGCATGAGCACCATGCGCCTCGGATTGCCCTTGCGGCGCAGAAAATCGCTGCGGAAGGCATAACCGCCCTCTTGGGCGCCGCTGACCTCAAGGCTGCCCGTGCCCGCGGAAAGCCGCGCCTCGGCGAGGGGGATGGTGACAAGGTCGGTCTCGCAGTCGGCAGGGGCGGCGGGCAGTTCCCCATCGCCGGCTTCTGGCAGCCGCTCCGGCCCGCGCCCGAAAAAAAGCCAATGGGCATTGACGCCCGTCTGCGCCGCGCAGGACTGGATCCAGGCCGGGGGCACCTCACGGCGCTTGCGCGCACCGTTGACGGACTGCGGCGTGATGCCCAGGGTGCGGGCAAGCTCGGCATCGGTGGTCACGTCAAGCGCGCGCATGAGGCGGGTGAGGCATTGGGCGGCTTCATCACCGGTGCGGGGGGAGGCGGGCAGCGGTACCATGGCATCCTCACAAGGTGAGCCCCTCGGGGCGTGTGCGGAACAGGCAGGCAAAGGCATTTCGGAACCCGAAGACAACCTAGCACGAAGAAAAATACATCACAAGTTGTTTTTCAGTCTCACACTGATTTTTTTCGTCTTTTATTGTCCGCTTCTTCTCTTCATTAAAGGTTATGTTGTACTGAGCGGTTGTCGGATCTTCCTTAGACCCGTCTGGAGCGCAGCGGAAGACGGGTGCTAGTGCCGGAAGAATCCTAAAAAATAAGATTTTTTGGGGCGGGCAAGGAAGATAAAAATTTCCGAAGGGAGTGTAGTCAAGTACTCGACCGAGGAAATTTTTCTCTGACGCAGCCAGCACCAAAAAGGCTGTTTTTGACGGATAATTTCGGCATTACAGATGCAGCACGGGCGCAACACCAACCCAAAAGCATAACAAAGCCTCATTAAATCACAGATTGAAAAGGGGCTCCCTTGCGGGAAGCCCCTTTAAATACCGCGAATGTAAACAGCAGCGAAAAGCCTAGGCGTCGCCGGCGGCCTCGCCGCCCTTCCCCCCTTGCATGAGGGGCTGGCCCGGGCCTGCCTTGAATACCCGCTGGAGCACATAGACCCCGGCCATGAGCCCGAAGCCGATGAGGTCGGTCTTGAGGCCGGGGGTGATGAGCGTGATGGCCGCGGCCACGAGGATGAGGCGCTCCCAGAAAAAGAGGTTCCTCAGCCAGTAGCCCACGCTCGCGAAGGACAGCGCGGCGATGCCCACGGCCGCCGTGCAGACAATGAAGACGATCTCCCATGTATCGGCGCCGATCATCAGGAGGGCCGGGTTGTAGCAGAAGATATAGGGGATGAGGAAGCCCGCGAAGGCGAGCTTCACCGCCATGAAGCCCGTGGCGTTGGGCTCGGCCCGGGCAATGCCCGCGGCCGCGTAGGCGGCGAGCGCCACCGGGGGGGTGAGGTCGGCAAGGATGCCGAAATACATGATGAAGAGATGCGCGGCGAGCTGGGGGACGCCGAAGCTCTGGATGGCCGGTGCGGCGATGGTGGCGAGCACGATGTACTTGGCCGTGGTGGGGAGGCCCATGCCCAGGATGATGGACGAGAACATGGTCAGCACCAGGGTGAGCGCGAAGCTCCCCGCCGAGAGCGCGAGGATGGCGTTGGCGAGCTTGAGGCCCACGCCGGTGAGCGTGACCACGCCGATGACAAAGCCCGTGCACGCGCAGGCGGCGGAAACGCCGAGCGCGAGGCGGCCGCCGTTCTCCATGGCCATGAGCACGTCTTTCAGGGCCAGCTTGTTGCACTGGGCGAGGCTGCTTCGCACGGTCATGCCACTGGGGCCAGCTCCGGCCCATGCCTTCCAGTTATTGGCGACCAGGGAGATGACCACGGTCGTCACGATGCAGTAATAGGCCGACTTGAGCGGCGTGTAGCCCTGCATGAGCAGGTAGACGAGCACGATGATGGGAATGAGCAGGTAGCCGCCGTGCCTGAGCACATGCCACGGCTTGGGGAGGCGGTCCTTGGGGATGCCCTTGAGGCCGAGGCGCTTGGCCTCCATATGCACCATGAAGCCCACGGCGAGATAATAGAGCAGCGCCGGGATGAGCGCCGCCTTGGCGATCTCCACATAGCCCACGCCCAAAAACTGCGCCATGATGAAGGCGGCGGCGCCCATGATGGGCGGCATGATCTGGCCGCCGGTGGAGGACGCCGCCTCCACGGCGCCGGCGAAGGCGCCGCGATAGCCCACGCTCTTCATGAGCGGGATGGTGAAGGTGCCGGTGGAGACGGTATTGGCCACCGACGACCCGGAGATGGTACCGAAAAAGCCGCTGGCGAGCACGGCCACCTTGGCCGGGCCGCCCACGAACCTGCCCGCCGCGCCGAGCGCGAGGTCGATGAAAAACTTGCCGAGGCCCGTGCTGTGCAAAAAGGCGCCAAAGAGGATGAAGAGGAACACGAAGGACGCGGCCACGCCGAGCGGCATGCCGAACAGGCCCTCGGTGGTCAGGTACATGTGGCCCACGATGCGCTTGAGCGAAAAGCCGGGATGCCCGAGCATGCCGGGAATGAGGTTCCCGAACTTGGCGTAGAGCAAAAAGACGATGGCCACGATGGTGATGGGCAGGCCCACGATGCGCCGCGTCGCCTCCAGCACCAGCAGGATGGACGCGCAGCCGAAGATGAAGTCAAGCTCGGTGGGCGGCCCGGCGTCCAGCACGATGGTGTCATAGTTCCAGATGATGTAGCCGCACACAGCTGCGCCGGCAGCGGCCAACAGCACGTCGTACCAGTTGAGCCTGTGCTTGTTGCCGTCGGCCTTGGCCGGATAGAGCAGGTAGATGAGCACGAGCACAAAGCCGAGATGGATGGAGCGCTGGATCTGCGGCGGGTAGAGGCCAGTTGCCGCCGTGAAGAGCTGGAAGCCGGAAAAAACGATGCAGACGCAACTGATGAAAATCTTGAGCCAGCCGCGGAAGGTGCGGAAGGTCGCCTCCTTGTCGTACTTGGCGACGATTTCCGAAACGTCCAGTGTGTCCTGTATTTTTTCGGCGGCGTCGGAGTCCAGCCGGCTCCCCTCCTCGAGGGCGAATCCGCCGGAACCTTCCTGCCCGATGACCTGCATCCGCTCTTTGTGACTCATGGCTGCCTCTGCAATGGCTCATGGGGCCTTGCCCCGGCACCGCATCCCTGCGGGGCATAGATAAAGGTAAGGGCGCTTCCGGCCGGGGCGAGCTTGGTGAAGGGGACTTCCCCACCGCCGGCGCTTTCGGGCAACAGCAGGGCATGCCCGGCCACGCGCCCCACGCGCACGTCAAAGGTCTTGAGGGGCCGCGCGTAGCCGCTCATGACGATGCGGCCATTGCCGGCGCTCATCGCCTGACCCGGCTCGGGCGCCGAGGGAAGCCCGGCGCCGAAATCCTGGTACACCGTCTTGTCCAGATTGATGACGCCGTCCCGGATGATGAAATGGTCTTCCACCGGGGTCAGCGCCACGGAGTGGGTGTAGCGGATGGCAAAGCCCTCCCCCTCCCCGAGCGGCCACGCCCCGGCGAGCGCGCCCCCGGCATCGCGGACGCAAAGCTCGCCCCCGGCGCCTGCCCCGGCGAAGGCCACGGGCGCCCCCAGCAGCGCAAGGCAGAGGCCGAGCGCGGCGAAAAGGCGCGCGCCGCGTGCGCGGCGCTGCGAAAAACCGCGCCGGGCGGGAACAGAGCCCGCCCGGCCGTCGCAATGCTGCATGGGTTCAAGAGAACGCTTCAAGGCTTACTTCAGGATGCCCTTTTCCTTGAGGTACTTTTCCGCACCCGGATGGAAGGGGATGGTCACGCCGTCGGCAGCCTTTTCGAGCAGGATCTCCGAGCCCTTGTTGTGCCCCTTGGCCACGTCGCCAAGATTCTCGAACAGGGTCTTGGTGAGGTTGTAGGCCACGTCATCGGGCATGTCCTTGTTGGCCACGAGTATGGCCTGGACGGAGAGGGTCGGCACCTCGTTTTCCTGGCCCTTGTAGGTCTTGGCCGGGATGGCGTCCTTCACGAGATAGGGGAACTTGGCGATGACCTCGTCCGCCTTGGCGCCTTCAAGCGGCACGAAGACGACATCCTGGGTGGTGGTGATGTCCTGGATGGCGGGGCTCGGCGTGCCGATGGAGAAGACGAAGCCGTCCACCTGGCGGTCCTTGAACTGGTCGGCCGTCTCGCCATAGGGCAGGAAGATGGGCTCCACGTTCTTGTAGTCCAGCCCGTAGAAGTCGAAGATCTGGCGGCAGTTCACCTCGTTGCCGCTGCCGCGGGCGCCCACGGAGATCTTCTTGCCCTTGAAGTCCTCAAGGTTCTTCACGCCGCTGTCCTTGCTGGCGACGACGTGGATGTATTCGGGGTAGAGGCGGGCGATGGCGCGCACGTCGCCGAGCTTGCCCTTGAAGGGGGCATTGCCGTTGAAGGCGGCGTCGGCCACGTCGTTCTGGACGATGGCGAAATCCACGTCGCCGGCTTCCACAAGGCGCATGTTCTCGCCGGAGGCGCCCGTGGCCTGGGCAGTGACGGAAAGCGCGCCGTCACTCTTGTTGCTCAGCACCTGGCCGATGGCGCCGCCCAGGGGATAATACACGCCGGACGTGCCGCCCGTGGCCAGGGTGAGCCGCTTGCCGTCCGCGGCGGACGCCGCGCCCGCGGCAAGGATGAGGGCACCAGCGAGAAGAAGGCCCAAGATTTTTTTCATCAGCGCTGCTCCTTAAAAAATGATTTTCCCCGCCGGGTGCGCGCAGGCCGGCCGCGCGCAGGAGGAACATATATGGGAAGCCGCCCTTATAGCGCAGAATGCCGCCGTTGGCAAATGGCTCTCGCGCCCCGGCACAGGGGCAAAACCCTTGAAGGGGCGCCCCTCCTGCTGCTACACTCGGACAGCACCTTTTGACATATTTTCTGGAACTGCCATGCGCGCCGCACTTCTTCCCGATCCGCACAAAGGCCCCGGCTACTCCATCATCGAGCTCCACGGGGCGCCCCCTCTGGAATCCCCGGTCTTCCTCCTCAGGCGCGCGTCCGACGGCGCGTGGCTTTCCGGCTCCGGCTGGGGAATGGAAGAGACCTCGCTCACGCCCGACGGCTGGGACAGCGGGGAGGGCGTCCAGCGCCTCATGCTCGGCCCCGGCCTCGTGGACGATCTCGACCCGGGCGACGACTACACCCTCACCATCCCGGGCGCCGGCTCGTGCGC contains:
- a CDS encoding TRAP transporter permease yields the protein MSHKERMQVIGQEGSGGFALEEGSRLDSDAAEKIQDTLDVSEIVAKYDKEATFRTFRGWLKIFISCVCIVFSGFQLFTAATGLYPPQIQRSIHLGFVLVLIYLLYPAKADGNKHRLNWYDVLLAAAGAAVCGYIIWNYDTIVLDAGPPTELDFIFGCASILLVLEATRRIVGLPITIVAIVFLLYAKFGNLIPGMLGHPGFSLKRIVGHMYLTTEGLFGMPLGVAASFVFLFILFGAFLHSTGLGKFFIDLALGAAGRFVGGPAKVAVLASGFFGTISGSSVANTVSTGTFTIPLMKSVGYRGAFAGAVEAASSTGGQIMPPIMGAAAFIMAQFLGVGYVEIAKAALIPALLYYLAVGFMVHMEAKRLGLKGIPKDRLPKPWHVLRHGGYLLIPIIVLVYLLMQGYTPLKSAYYCIVTTVVISLVANNWKAWAGAGPSGMTVRSSLAQCNKLALKDVLMAMENGGRLALGVSAACACTGFVIGVVTLTGVGLKLANAILALSAGSFALTLVLTMFSSIILGMGLPTTAKYIVLATIAAPAIQSFGVPQLAAHLFIMYFGILADLTPPVALAAYAAAGIARAEPNATGFMAVKLAFAGFLIPYIFCYNPALLMIGADTWEIVFIVCTAAVGIAALSFASVGYWLRNLFFWERLILVAAAITLITPGLKTDLIGFGLMAGVYVLQRVFKAGPGQPLMQGGKGGEAAGDA
- a CDS encoding DUF1850 domain-containing protein; translation: MKRSLEPMQHCDGRAGSVPARRGFSQRRARGARLFAALGLCLALLGAPVAFAGAGAGGELCVRDAGGALAGAWPLGEGEGFAIRYTHSVALTPVEDHFIIRDGVINLDKTVYQDFGAGLPSAPEPGQAMSAGNGRIVMSGYARPLKTFDVRVGRVAGHALLLPESAGGGEVPFTKLAPAGSALTFIYAPQGCGAGARPHEPLQRQP
- a CDS encoding TAXI family TRAP transporter solute-binding subunit, coding for MKKILGLLLAGALILAAGAASAADGKRLTLATGGTSGVYYPLGGAIGQVLSNKSDGALSVTAQATGASGENMRLVEAGDVDFAIVQNDVADAAFNGNAPFKGKLGDVRAIARLYPEYIHVVASKDSGVKNLEDFKGKKISVGARGSGNEVNCRQIFDFYGLDYKNVEPIFLPYGETADQFKDRQVDGFVFSIGTPSPAIQDITTTQDVVFVPLEGAKADEVIAKFPYLVKDAIPAKTYKGQENEVPTLSVQAILVANKDMPDDVAYNLTKTLFENLGDVAKGHNKGSEILLEKAADGVTIPFHPGAEKYLKEKGILK